Proteins found in one Planococcus citri chromosome 2, ihPlaCitr1.1, whole genome shotgun sequence genomic segment:
- the LOC135834619 gene encoding venom protease-like isoform X2, translated as MTADFIRKSRCGMENNSPKICCSHSDLRKPHSFYPTRAWITSPSWITKSSSKPTSVESTNRNAYSFCGKSTKIMAKIIGGKSTTPGDWPWMAAIGFRYPSKPRPEFLCGGTLISDTWILTAGHCVRSVGKSTQTVARVGEIDLTKDSATDMPAEEIIVHPQFTFSPLLNDIALLRLRNPVTFTAKIRPICLPKLNEYKNDKFYANKSASIAGWGYTRSVPPSNRSNILLEAQVDMVDQKTCISKFKLSPLKSLLIDDRVLCAGRRYVDSCQGDSGGPLVLSVSASYYLIGIVSYGIGCASPFYPGIYTKVAYFLDWIKYTTGIEF; from the exons ATG ACCGCAGATTTTATACGAAAGTCACGTTGTGGAATGGAAaacaattcgccaaaaatttgctgTAGTCATTCTGATTTGAGAAAGCCCCATTCGTTTTATCCAACACGTGCATGGATAACCTCACCTTCGTGGATTACAAAGAGTAGCAGTAAACCTACCAGTGTAGAAAGTACGAATAGAAATGCTTACTCGTTTTGTGGAAAGTCGACCAAAATCATGGCGAAAATAATTGGAGGCAAAAGTACAACTCCAG GTGATTGGCCTTGGATGGCAGCTATTGGTTTTCGATATCCTTCAAAACCTCGTCCAGAATTCTTATGCGGAGGCACTCTGATTTCTGATACTTGGATTCTAACAGCTGGTCATTGTGTGAGAAGTGTTGGAAAATCAACCCA AACTGTGGCTCGAGTTGGAGAAATCGATTTGACCAAAGATTCAGCAACAGATATGCCAGCTGAAGAAATTATCGTTCATCCACAATTTACCTTTAGTCCATTGCTTAATGATATTGCCTTGTTGAGATTAAGAAATCCTGTTACTTTTACAG CAAAAATACGTCCTATTTGTTTACCAAAGCTGAATGAATATAAAAATGACAAGTTCTATGCCAATAAATCCGCATCTATTGCTGGCTGGGGATATACCCGATCAG TACCACCATCTAACCGATCTAACATTCTGCTCGAAGCTCAAGTTGACATGGTTGACCAAAAAACTTGCATTTCGAAATTCAAACTGTCTCCTTTGAAGTCATTATTGATTGATGATCGAGTTCTGTGTGCAGGTAGACGATACGTGGATTCTTGccag ggcGATTCAGGTGGACCTCTGGTCTTATCAGTGTCAGCTTCGTATTACTTGATTGGAATTGTTTCTTATGGAATTGGCTGTGCTAGTCCTTTCTATCCTGGAATATATACCAAAGTAGCTTACTTTCTTGACTGGATCAAGTACACGACaggaattgaattttaa
- the LOC135834619 gene encoding venom protease-like isoform X1, with protein sequence MSFCFSIFTLSLIYSCGHVLSYQDDRISCQTPDNHLGRCIVLAECPYLHELVMSDPLNSQTADFIRKSRCGMENNSPKICCSHSDLRKPHSFYPTRAWITSPSWITKSSSKPTSVESTNRNAYSFCGKSTKIMAKIIGGKSTTPGDWPWMAAIGFRYPSKPRPEFLCGGTLISDTWILTAGHCVRSVGKSTQTVARVGEIDLTKDSATDMPAEEIIVHPQFTFSPLLNDIALLRLRNPVTFTAKIRPICLPKLNEYKNDKFYANKSASIAGWGYTRSVPPSNRSNILLEAQVDMVDQKTCISKFKLSPLKSLLIDDRVLCAGRRYVDSCQGDSGGPLVLSVSASYYLIGIVSYGIGCASPFYPGIYTKVAYFLDWIKYTTGIEF encoded by the exons atgtcgttttgCTTTTCCATTTTCACACTATCGTTAATTTATAGCTGTGGCCACGTGTTGAGTTATCAAGATG ACAGAATTTCGTGTCAAACGCCGGACAATCATTTAGGAAGATGCATAGTTCTGGCAGAATGCCCATATTTACACGAATTAGTAATGTCAGATCCGCTAAATTCGCAGACCGCAGATTTTATACGAAAGTCACGTTGTGGAATGGAAaacaattcgccaaaaatttgctgTAGTCATTCTGATTTGAGAAAGCCCCATTCGTTTTATCCAACACGTGCATGGATAACCTCACCTTCGTGGATTACAAAGAGTAGCAGTAAACCTACCAGTGTAGAAAGTACGAATAGAAATGCTTACTCGTTTTGTGGAAAGTCGACCAAAATCATGGCGAAAATAATTGGAGGCAAAAGTACAACTCCAG GTGATTGGCCTTGGATGGCAGCTATTGGTTTTCGATATCCTTCAAAACCTCGTCCAGAATTCTTATGCGGAGGCACTCTGATTTCTGATACTTGGATTCTAACAGCTGGTCATTGTGTGAGAAGTGTTGGAAAATCAACCCA AACTGTGGCTCGAGTTGGAGAAATCGATTTGACCAAAGATTCAGCAACAGATATGCCAGCTGAAGAAATTATCGTTCATCCACAATTTACCTTTAGTCCATTGCTTAATGATATTGCCTTGTTGAGATTAAGAAATCCTGTTACTTTTACAG CAAAAATACGTCCTATTTGTTTACCAAAGCTGAATGAATATAAAAATGACAAGTTCTATGCCAATAAATCCGCATCTATTGCTGGCTGGGGATATACCCGATCAG TACCACCATCTAACCGATCTAACATTCTGCTCGAAGCTCAAGTTGACATGGTTGACCAAAAAACTTGCATTTCGAAATTCAAACTGTCTCCTTTGAAGTCATTATTGATTGATGATCGAGTTCTGTGTGCAGGTAGACGATACGTGGATTCTTGccag ggcGATTCAGGTGGACCTCTGGTCTTATCAGTGTCAGCTTCGTATTACTTGATTGGAATTGTTTCTTATGGAATTGGCTGTGCTAGTCCTTTCTATCCTGGAATATATACCAAAGTAGCTTACTTTCTTGACTGGATCAAGTACACGACaggaattgaattttaa
- the LOC135834622 gene encoding venom protease-like — protein MSFCFSIFILSLIYSCGHVLSFPDDAHRNMYSSCGKSTKIVAKIIGGKITTPGDWPWMVAIGFRYPSKPTRPRFACGGSLISDTWILTAGHCVRSVGKSTQTVARVGEIDLTKDSATDMLVEEIILHPRYTYSSPFLNDIALLKLKNPVIFTTKIRPICLPKLNEHKDDKFYANKPASIAGWGDTRSGECKMTNILLEAQVDMVDRKTCAQNYTRYPYTIDQRVLCASRLGQDTCQGDSGGPLMMPIENSYYLIGITSCGNGCAKIGYPGVYTKVGYFSDWIRLTTGIET, from the exons ATGTCgttttgcttttcaattttcatactgTCGTTGATTTATAGCTGTGGACACGTGTTGAGTTTTCCAGATG ATGCGCATAGAAACATGTACTCGTCTTGTGGAAAGTCGACCAAAATTGTTGCGAAAATAATTGGAGGAAAAATAACAACTCCAG GTGATTGGCCTTGGATGGTAGCAATTGGTTTTCGCTATCCTTCAAAACCTACTCGTCCACGATTCGCATGTGGAGGTTCTCTGATTTCTGATACTTGGATTCTAACAGCTGGTCATTGTGTGAGAAGTGTTGGAAAATCAACCCA AACTGTGGCTCGAGTTGGAGAAATAGATTTGACCAAAGATTCAGCAACAGATATGCTAGTTGAAGAAATTATCCTTCATCCACGATATACATACAGCAGTCCATTTCTTAATGATATTGccttgttgaaattaaaaaatcctgtcatttttacaa CAAAAATACGTCCTATTTGTTTACCAAAGCTGAATGAACATAAAGATGACAAGTTCTATGCCAATAAGCCCGCATCCATTGCTGGCTGGGGAGATACCCGATCAG gaGAGTGTAAGATGACCAACATTCTTTTGGAAGCTCAGGTCGATATGGTCGATCGAAAAACTTGCGCTCAAAATTACACTCGTTATCCGTATACAATTGATCAACGAGTATTGTGTGCCTCCAGGTTGGGACAAGATACCTGTCAA GGTGATTCTGGTGGGCCATTGATGATGCCGATTGAGAATTCTTATTACTTGATCGGAATCACATCATGTGGCAATGGATGTGCGAAAATCGGCTATCCTGGAGTTTATACCAAAGTTGGGTATTTTTCTGATTGGATCAGGTTGACTACTGGTATTGAAACGTAA